The Actinocorallia herbida DNA window GGCGTTCGCCCATCCCGGCCCGGCGCTGGTCGACGTCGTCACCGACCCCGCCGCGCTGTCGCTCCCGCCCAAGATCACCGCGGACCAGCTCACCGGCTTCGCCCTGTCGGCGAGCAAGCTCGTGCTGGACGGCGGCGTCGGGCGGATGCTGCATCTGGCCCGCAGCAACCTGCGCAACATCCCGCGCCCCTAAGGATTCAGCCGTGCCCAGAACAGGGCGACTGATGACGATCGACGCGTTAGTGATCTTCCCCGCGATTCCACGGCTCGCTTCGACGTGCGCTTCTCGCCGGTGCCCGTCCGCCGCTGACCGGGACGGCCCCGCCCGGGAGCCGGGCGGGGCCGGGGGTCAGGGCAGGAGGGCGAGGGCGTCGAGGTCGGCGGCGTGCCGGGCGTGGCGGACGGTCATGGTGCAGAACATGTCGTCGCCGCGCTCGGTGCGCTCGACGAGCATCGAGGCGCCGATGGCCATGACGATGCCGGTGAAGGCATGACGCCGGTACGCCGTCCAGCAGGACGACCAAGGGTAGGAGACGCCTTCGGCGGTGAGGGTGTCATGGTAGAGGTGGACCAGTGACTCCTCCTCCGCTCTGCGGACATCGGCGGGCAGGCTGGAGGACAGGAAGTACGCCAGGTCCGAGACGCCCGCGCCCCGGGAGCACGTCTGCCAGTCCAGGACGGCCGGACGGGCCGGGCCGAACAGGAGGTTGTCGGCCCTGAAGTCGCCGTGGACGAGCGTGGCGGGCGCGTCGTAGGGCGCGAGGTACTTCTCCAGCGAAGGCAGGAACTCCTCGATGAGCGCGAGACCGTCGGCCGGAATGCGCTCGGAGTACCGCTCGCGGAAGCCTTCGTACATGGACGTGACGAGCGCCGCCGTGAAGGCGCGGGACTCGGGGTCATCGCGGTTCAGCCAGGGCAGCTCGCCGAGGAAGGGGTCCTCCCAGACGGCGGCGTGCAGGACGGCCATCTCCTTCACGGCCGAGGCCGCGTCGGCGGTGGCGAGCCCCGCGAGCTGGTCGCCGGGCTGCGCGGAAGCGAAGTCCTCGAGCAGGACGGTGTAGTCGTCGGTCTCCGGGTCGTGCGCGGCGAAGTGGCACACCGGGACGCTCGCCCCGGGCAGGCGAGGGGCGAGCGCCTGGTAGAAGCCCGCCTCGACCTCGTAGGTGCGGATCAGTTTGGCGGCCGAGCGGCTCGTCGGGTCGGGCGAGGCGATCTTGGCGATGACCGTCCGCGGCCCGGCGTCGGGCCTGTCGTAGGCGAGGGTCAGGCGCAGGGTCTGGGAGACCTGGCCGGTGCCGATCGGGGCCGACTCGACCGCGGTGACCGCGGCGCCGTCGAGGCCGAGCGCCCCGGTCAGGTAGGCGGGGGTGAGGTCGGCGGCGGTCGCCGCGGGGACCGTCACCGCTCCTCCCCGAGGAACGACCAGCCGTGGTCCCGCCAGGCCGGAGGCTGATGCCATTCCGCCCAGCCGTAGCCGACCCGTCCGTCGTCGGCGGTGAACCGGCACAACGCGCGCGGGAAGACCGCCTCCTGCCCTGTCGGCGACGTGACGTCCACGGAGGCGAACGCCAAGGGGACCGCCGTGAGCGGCGCGCCCGGCACCCGCAGACGGGACGACGCAGGCAGATCGTCGGCTCCGAACACCGTCTCGGCGCTGAAGCCGTCGAGGTGGTCCAGGGTCCCGGAGGGGGACACCTGGAAACAGGGCCAAGCCAGGGGGATGCCTATGTTGGCCTGCATCCCGTGGAAGTACGTGCCGTCGTCCAGGCGCCCGGAAGTCCACAGCCAGCTGACGCCCCACCAGTCGCGCTCGCCCCAGGAGTGGTCGCGTTCCCCGGAGGCGTCGACGGCGATGACCTCCTCGCCCGCCGTGACGGTGCCGGTCACCTTGCAGGGGACCTCGTAGCGCGGGAGGTCCTTGTAGGGGTAGACGCCGCCTTCCGTCGTCCATTCGAGGTCGAAGGCGAGGCGCGTGCCGGAGGCCGTGACGCCGTCCAGGACGATGTGCGCCTTGGCGAAGTCCGGGGAGAGCGTCTGCGTCGCCCGGTAGGCCTCGGTCTTGAGGTCGGTGCCTTCCGACGGCAGCGGCGCGAAGTCGTCAACGAGGATCAGCGGTTCCCGATCGGGCCCGACGATGCAGGCCCAGTACCAGGCGCGGTTCCAGTTCGGGTAGAGGCCGAGCCTCACATAGCCCCCGTAGGAGCCGTCAGGAGCGGCGAAATCGTAGTAGTAGGACTCGTTCCACAGGGGTTCGGCGCCGGGGGTGTGCAGGGACTCGTCGGCAGGGGTGAGCGGCCAGGTGCCGTGGTCGACGATCTTCAATGCGGTGGCTCCTCTGAATCCGAATTCGGTTCAGTCTTCGATCCGCCCGAGTGTAGGTTCGCAAGACCCATGTGGTCCAGCACACAGTTCGTCCGGCCCGATGGCCTTGTTCATCGTCCCGATGGCCGGGCGCTTGAGGACCCGGCTCCGCCGGGGCGCCCGGCCATCGGGTCTTGTCCATCCGCCCGATGGCCGGGCGCTTGAGGACCCGGCTTCGCCGGGGCGCCCGGCCATCGGGCCGGCGTCAGACCCGCTGGGCCGCCTGCCGGGAGGCCAGGTAGGCCCCGGCCGCCGCGGGGTCGAAGAACCACTCGGCGAGGCTCGGCGGCACCGAGTAGCCCCGCGCGAAGCGGCTCGCTACCTCGTCGTCCTGCGTCGCCGCGCCGAAGATCTGCTGCACGTGCTCGGGCAGCCCGTCGGAGATGAGCGCGTTGGTGAGCGCGGTGGACCACTGCGCGTAGTCCCAGTAGCGCTCGAAAGTCTCGTGCATCCACCGCTCGTCGAACGGCAGGTCGCCGCGCGCGACGATGGCGTCCCGGTAGATCTTGGCGCAGTGCGCGGCATTGTTGGCGCCCTGCCCGGCCGCCGGGTCGTTCAGCACGACCACGTCGGCCATGCCCAGCACCTTCTGGGCGCCGACGCGGCCGACGGGCCGCCTGACCGAGGGCGCGTAGGAGCCGTAGAGGGTCGCCTTCGCGTCCGTCGGCTCCGCCTGGGCGAACAGGTCGTACTCCCAGGGCATCCACTCCGACAGCAGCGCGCGCAGCCGGGTGAGGTGCTCGTCGGGGGTGATGCGCCGGTCGGTGAACGCGTCGAGCGGGCCGCCGGGCACCGCCTCGATGAGGACCGCGTCGCACGTCCCGCTGTTGGTCAGCGCGGGCATCAGGAACATCTCTCCCACGCCGGGCACCGCGTTGATGCGGACCTGCGGCACCGGACGCGCCGGCCACGGCGCCACCCCGTGCAGGTAGATCGCGGCGAGGCTGCGGCGCGGGTGGTCGTAGGGCGAGCGGGCGTCGTCGCGCTCGAACAGCTCCACCAGCGGGCCCTTGCCCGCGGCGACGATGACGAGGTCGTACATCGCCGCCAGGGACTCCAGCTCGCTCGTCGCGACCGGGTGCAGCACGACCTTGCCGCCCGAGCGCTCCAGGCGCTCCAGCCAGCCCGCCATCTTCACGCGCTGGTCGACGGACTGGGACGGGGCGTCCCAGATGCCGTAGAAGTCCAGGATCTTCTGCCCGCCGGGGGCGCCGAGCGTGACGCGTTGGCCCTCCATCCAGGGCGTCTTGTCCTCCCAGTCGTTCAGTCCGGCGTCCCGCTCGATCTGGAGGGCGGGGTGGAACATGCACTGCGTCGAGGTGATCCGGCCGCCGCGGATCTCCTCGGGCGTCTGCGCGGTCATGAGGGTGACGTCGTAGCCGCCGTGGTCCACCAGCGTCAGGGCGAGCTGGAGGCCCGCCTGGCCCGCGCCGATGATGAGGATCTTGCGCAAAGGGTGCTCCGAAAGGGGAAGGGGATTACCGGGAGTGGGAACGGGTCGCATGCAGCGTGTGCTGCACCGCGGTGACCAGCGCGCTGACGGTCTGGCCCCGCATCCGCACGTCGGCGGCGATGACGGGCACGTCGGGGGAGATCTGGAGCGCCTCCCTCACTTTGTCCATCGAGTGGGTCGCCAGGCCGTCGAAGAGGTTCACCACGACGATGAACGGCAGCGCGCGGTCGCGTTCGAAGTAGTCGACCGCCGCGAAGGACGACTCCAGGTCGCGGGTGTCGACGAGGACGACCGCCGCGCTCGCGCCGCGCGCGACGTCGTCCCACATGTGCCAGAACCGCGGCTGGCCGGGCGTGCCGAACAGGTAGAGCACCAGGCCGGTCGACAGGGAGACGCGCCCGAAGTCCATCGCGACGGTCGTGCGGACCTTCCCCGGACGACCGGGGTCCACGCCGAGCGCCTCCGCGGTCATCCACGCGTCGGTGTTCACCGGCTCGATCTCGCTGACCGCGCCGACGAAGGTCGTCTTGCCGACCCCGAAGCCGCCGGCCACCACGATCTTCGCCGAGGCCGGGACGTCAAAGTGCGCGGAGGCCATCGAGCAGCCTTTCCAGGATGAGCGGGTTGAACGGATCGAGGTCGGCGTGCACGGTGACCAGGCCCCGCCCGGCGAGATCGCCGAGGAGCACCCGGGTGAGGCCGAGCGGCACCCCGCACGCCGCCGACAGCTCCGCGACGGTCTGCGGACCCGCCGAGACCCGCAGGTACAGCGCCTGCGCCTCGGGCTGGGGGCCCGCCGCGGCGGCCGGGAGCCTGCCCGTGCCGCTGATCAGGGTGTGCATGAGCATCCGCCACTGCGTGCCGGTCCGGCCCCCGGACAGCACGTAGGCGCGGACCCAGGGGTGGCGCGGTGGCGGGGTCACGCGATCCCGCCCCCGGCCATCAGCGGCGACGGAGCGAGCCGCGCGCCCACCGCGCCGATGAGCCGCTGAAGTTCGTTGACGACGCCGGGCAGCGGGGCGCCGGGCTCGACCGCGACGCCGATGCCCGCGGTGACGCCGACCGCGCCCACCACGAAGTGGCCGCCGGAGGGGAACTGGCAGATGAGCTGGCCGCCGCGCCCGTCGCGTTCGCCGACCTCCTTGGCCAGCGCCCGGCCGGTGCCGAGCGCCGTGCAGGTGAGCGCGGCGAGCCGTTCCGCCGAGTCGCGCTCCAGCCCCGACGACCACAGCATCGCCAGGCCGTCCATGGACAGCAGCACCACATGACGCACGCCGGGCACCCGGGCGAAGTCGTCGATCATGAAGCTCAGGTCGGCGCCTGCCTGTCCGGGCAGACGGGACGGTCCTGTCACTGTGGTCGCTCCCGGGGGTCGGTGGAGAAGGCGGCTGCGAGGTCGGCCAGGGTGGCGCCCTGGCCGAATGGAGGGCTCTGGTCGTAAGGGGACCCCGTACCGGGGGCGGGCCCTGCGGGCGCGTGGCCGGAGGACTGTTCCGGCGAGGCGCTCGCGGCGCCGTCGTAGGCGGCGCCCGGGACACGGCGCGGCAGGTCGGCGGCGCCCAGGGGCTCCGCCGCGTGCCGGGGGGCGGCCGGGGCCGCCGGACGGGCCCGGCCGGCGGCGGGCACGGGCCGGAGGAGCCCGGCGGGCACGAACACCGTGACGACGGTGCCCGGCGCGTCCTGCGCGGGCGGCGCGACCGAGACGTTGACCTGGAGGCCGTGCCGCCGGGCGAGGTGGTGCACGATCGTGAGGCCGCTGTGCCTGCCGTTCTCGGCGATGACGGGCTGGACCGTTCCCGCGAGCCAGGCGTTGACGCGCGCCATCCAGTCGGGCGGACAGCCGGTGCCGGTGTCGCGCACGTAGACGGCGACCGACCCGTCTTCCAGCCGGTAGACGCCGGTGGTGACTGCGCCGCCATAGCGGGTGCCGTTGTCGAGGAGTTCGGCGAGCAGTAGGGCGAGGTCGTCGGCGAAGTGCGGGGCTGCGAGCAGCCCTGCGGGCTCCCCCGTCTCCTCGGCCCGCACGCGCTGGTACTGGCCGACCATGCCGGTCGCCACCGCGATGACGTCCTGGAGCGTCGCGGCGGGGCCGCCGTAGCCGTCGGACGACCCGCTGAGCACCTGGAGGCCGCGGACGAGCCTGCGCACCCGGGCGTTGCCGTGGTCGATCCGGTAGAGCTGCTCCAGGACCTTGGGATCGTCCTCGTCCTGCTGGAGCGCGTCGAGCGCCTCGCGCTGCTCCTCGACGATGCCGAGCAGCCGGAGTGCCAGCGCGCCCGCCACGTCGGGCGGCCAGGGCGCCGCGCCGGACGCGGGGGCCGCCTGGGGGACAGGTGCCGTGCGCCGCTTCCACAAGCCCAAGAGCAGTCCACCTCGTTCCGAAGATCACCGCGACCCACCCCACATCCGTCCCGACCGGATGTGAAGAGCGTTTCAGCGGGCGTTCGCGATGCGCTGGGCGTTTACCAAGCGTTTTCCGGCAAAGCGCCGGGTGCACTCGCCCGGCGGGACCAGAATCAGAACCGGAAATCTCAGAATCGACGTACAGCGAGGCGGGTGTGAACGCCAAGCAGGGAGCGGGGCCCAGAAGGGCCCTCAAGGCAGCGAGGGAACGCTACGGCTGGGGGCAGGAGGACGCCGCGGAGGCGGTCCGGGTCTCGGTCTCCACCTGGTCGCGGTGGGAGCGCGGCGTGCAGGACGTGCGCCCCGCGCACCGGGCGCGGCTCGCGGAGGTCTTCAACGCCGCCACCGAGGAGGTCGCCCGGTGGGTGGGCGCGGGAACGCCCTGCGAGGCCCCCGCCGCCCCTCCCCCCGCCTCCCTGCACGGCACCCTCGCCGACGCCGTCGCGCTGTGGCGGGCCGACGCCGACCTCACCCGGCGGGCCGCGCTCACCGATCTCGCCGTGGACGCCTCGGCCTGGCCGGAATGGCTCCTGCACTGGACGCTCGACCCCGGCCCCGGGACCCTTTCGCGAGTCGGAAGGCGGGTGCGCGTAGGGCCGTCGGACATCGCCCGGATCCAGGAGGCGACAAGGGCCTTCGCCGCCATGGACCGCAAGTACGGCGGCGGGATGGTCCGTCCCGCGGTGGTCGACTTCCTGCACGCCAGGGTGGCCCCCCTCCTGGCGGGCACCTATGACGACGCCGTGGGCGCCGCCCTCCTGTCGGCGGCGGCGACCATGACGGGACTCGCCGGCTGGGAGGCCTACGACCTGCGCCACGACGGGCTCGCCCAGCAGCTGTACGGGCGCGCGCTGGAACTCGCCAAGGCCGCGGACGACGGCACGACCGCGGCCTGGGTGCTCACCGTCATGGCGCAGCAGGCGATCGACCTCGCCCAGCCCGTCTGGGCGATCCGGCTCGCCAGGGCGGCCCGCGAGGCGGGCCGGGCCGCCGGGGCGCCCCCGCGCGTCCGGGCCGCGCTCGCACTGCGCGAGGCGCGCGCCACCGCGCTCCAGGCCGCCCTGTGCGACACCCCCGACCGGCATGGCGCACGCCGGGTCGAGCTGCTGCTGGGCGAGGTCGAGACGACCTTCGCGCGCGCCGCCCCCGGCGACGCCGAGCCGCACTGGATCAGCAACCTCGGCCCCGCCGAGATCGCCGCCGAGGCAGGGTGCGCGTGGCGCCTCATCGGCGAGCACGTGCGCGCCGCGGCGTGCGCGCGCACCGCGCTCGCCGGGTTCGGCGCCTCCTATCCCCGCTCGGCCCAGTTCAACGTCGTCCACCACGCCCAGGCGCTGCACGGCCAGGGCGCGCTCGACGAGGCGCTGTCGGTGGCGCGGCCCGCGGTGCCCATGGCCAACGAGCTGTCCTCGCACCGGGCGCTGTCGCTGCTGCGGTCCTTCACCCGCTCGCTGACCCCGCACCGGGGCCATCCGCTGGTCCGGGAATGGCGCGACTACCTCGCGGCGGAGCTGTCCCCGGCCGCCTGACCGGGACACGCCGGGCCTTGACGTCCCATGCGGTCCGCGGAGCGGGTATCGTCAAAAGGTCAAGGTAGGCGCGTGCTGAGATCACGACCGACGACCACGGCCAAGGGGATCCGGGCATTCCGTCCGAGATCGCTTCCGGGTGGACCGAACCACGATCCGCCGGGGGATGGGGAAACGGCCATCGCGGGAGATCACGGCGAGCGCGCCGTTCGATGGTTGGTGCTCGGGGAGTTTCTGTGGCGCTGTCGGGAAGAATCCTGCGTTTCGACGATGTGCGTGGTTATGGCTTTATCGCCCCGGACGGGGGCGGTGCTGACGTGTTCGTCCACGCCAATGAGCTGAACGCCGACAAGGGCACATTCAAGGCCGGTACGCCGGTGGAGTTCGAGGTCATGGACGGGGAGCGGGGCCCGAAGGCCTTCTCCGTCCGGCTGCTGGACCGGCCCAAGGGCAACGGTTCCTACGCCGACGACCTCGACGCGCCGTTCGACCTGCCAGATCGCGATTGGTCGGGTGACGATGACAGCCTGTGCGACGTGCTGACGCCGGGAGAGCTGAACCGCGAACTGACGGAGTTGTTCCTCTCCTCGGTTCCGGAGCTCACCGGCGCGCAGATCATCAAGCTGCGCGAAAGCATCCTCACCGTGGCCAAGAAGCACGGCTGGGTCGAGGACTGACAGAGCCGCCCGGCACAGGGCGGTTCTCGACGGACAGGAGCGGCCGCGCATGGCGGTAGTGATCCCGGGTCGTTTCAACGGGCCCGCCGCCAGTGGCAACGGCGGCTACTCCTGCGCGGTCTTCGCGCGCGCCGTGACCGGCGGCGACAGGGGCGGCGCGGTGGTGACCCTGCGCACTCCGCCGCCGCTCGACACGGCACTGACGGTCGAGCACGACGGGGACGGCGGCCGGATCCTGCACGGTGGGACCCTGGTGGCAGAGGCGGCGCCGAGCCCCACGGGGCCGGGCGCCTGGCCCGTGCCGCCCGCCGTCCCTCCGGCGACCGCGCGGGAGGCGCAGCGCCGCTACCGGGGACATGAGTTCCACCCGTTCCCCGGCTGCTTCGTGTGCGGCCCCGGCCGGCCCGCCCGGGACGGCCTCGCGCTGGAGCCCGGCGCGGTCCCCGGTCGCGCCGCGACGGTGGCGTGCGCCTGGGAGCCCGCCGCGGACCTCGCCGACGGAGCGGGCGAGATCGGCGCGCCCCTGGTGTGGGCCGCCCTCGACTGCCCCGGCGCCTGGACCCAGGACCTCGCCGCCCACCCGATGGTCCTCGGCCGCATGGCCGCCGAGATCACGGCCCTCCCCCGCGCGGGCGAGCCCTACGTGGTCGTCGCCTCCTCCGCGCCGCCCCTGGGTCGCAAGGTCCTCAGCCACACGGCGCTGTACGACGCGGAAGGCGCCCTCCTGGCCTCCGCGGCGGCGACCTGGATCACCATCCCGTCCGGCGACGTCCCACCCGCCTGACCCCGCATCCGCGGTCCCGCCGTGCACGGCCCCCGCTTCCCCGTGGCCTCCGCCCGAAGCGCCCGTTCCCCACCGCGCCTCCCTCCCCGCACCCCTTTCCCCATCCGGCTCTCCCGCCTGGAGCGCCCGTTTCGCACCGCGCCCCCTCCTGACATCCCGTTCCCGTCCGGCTCTCCGCGCGGAGCGCCCGTTTCCCACCGCGCCTCCCTCCCGGCGCCCCGTTCCCGTCCGGCTTCCCCGCCTGGAGCGCCCGTTCCCCGGCGCGTCTCCCTCCCGTTTCCCTCCTGGCCGTGGGGTCTTCCCGGGGTGCGAACCCCGCCTCGGTGCCGCCTTCCCGTTTCCCGCCGGCGCTGGTCTCGCGGCCGGCGCGGTCGGCCGCTCGCACGTTTCTGGGGATTTACCTGGTCGTGCTTGTTCGGCGGCGGCGCATGCCCGATCCTCGCTAAGGAAACGTCGTTTCCTTGTGTAGAACGGGATGTGCATGAGCGCCGTCAGCGACCCGCCCCGGCCCGGGACCCGTACCGTGGAGATCACGGCCTATCCGGGGAGGCCTCCGGTGGCCGTCGATCCCGATCGGACCGCACCGTTCGGGTGGTGGCCCGCGATCGTCATCGCGCTCGTCGCGCTCATCGACCGGGTCGAGGCCAACCTCGTGGCCGGGGCACTGCCCAAGATCCAGGCGGAGTTCGGGTTCTCCGACACCGCGGGCGGCGCGATCGCCACCGCCGCCGCCGTCGCGGGCGTGGTCCTGCTCATCCCCGCGGGCCGCCTCGCCGACCGCGGCCGCCGCAACTGGACCGTCGCGCTGGTCGTCGCGGTCTGGTCGCTGCTCACCATCGGGTCCGGCCTCGTCCAGTCGTACGCGACGCTCTTCGCGGTGCGCGTCCTGCTCGGCGGCGCGGGCCTGCTCTACAACCCCTCCGGCTCCAGCATCCTCGCCGACTACTACCCCGGCCGCAGCCGCGCCCGCGCCTACGGGCTCGAGCGGTTCGCCTACTTCTCCGGCCTCCCCCTCGGCATCATGGCGGGCGGCCTGCTCTCCCAGGCCATCGGCTGGCGCGCGATGTTCTTCGTCATCGCGATCCCCGGCGTCCTCATCGCGCTCGCCTGCCTCACCGTGCGCGAACCCGTCCGCGGCCTCGGCGACCGGATCGAGGCGGCCCGGACCGTCAAGTCCGCGCCCGATCCGGAGGAGGGCCCGGCCGGGCCGCAGGAACCGCTGCTCGACCAGCTGCGCGGCCTACTGGCGATCAGGACGCTGCGCTCGGTCGTGCTCGGCCTCACCGTCCTGTTCTTCGGCCTCGGCGGCCTCTACTACTGGATGCCGAGCTACTACGAGCGCACCCACGGCCTCGCGGAGGGGGCCGCGGCGGGCATCTCCGGCGGCGTCGGCCTCCTCGGCATGATCATCGGCACCCTCCTGGGCGCGCGGTACGGCGACCGGCTGCACGGCAGGTCCTCGGGCTGGCGCGTGCACTTCGGCGCGATCGGCGTCGCGGTCGGCACCGTCGGCCTCGCCGGGACCGTCCTGCTCTCGGACTTCCTCGCCGTCCAGACCGTCTTCTACTGCCTGTCGAACATCGGGTTCAGCATCGCGATCCCCAACCTGACCGCGGCCAACGCCGACGTCGTTCCGACCGACCGGCGCGGCCTCGGCTTCGCCGTCCTCCAGTTCCTCATCACCCTCGGCGGCTCGGCAGGCCCCCTCCTGGTCGGTGCGGCCTCCGACCTCACCGGCTCGCTGCGCGGCGCGTTCGCCGTCCTGCTCATCCCCCTGGTGATCGGCACCGCCATCACCTTCACCGGCCGCAAGCACTACGACGGGGACGCCGCCGCAGCCGTCGCGCGGGGTGGTCCTGACCTGCCCGGGAAGGACTGACCCCGCGGGAGCCCGGCCCCAGGCCATCGGCCGACGCGAACCGCCCCGCCCGACTCACGGTCCAGCCGCGCCTACCCGAGCGGCGCCCGGCACGTCCACCGC harbors:
- a CDS encoding phosphotransferase yields the protein MTVPAATAADLTPAYLTGALGLDGAAVTAVESAPIGTGQVSQTLRLTLAYDRPDAGPRTVIAKIASPDPTSRSAAKLIRTYEVEAGFYQALAPRLPGASVPVCHFAAHDPETDDYTVLLEDFASAQPGDQLAGLATADAASAVKEMAVLHAAVWEDPFLGELPWLNRDDPESRAFTAALVTSMYEGFRERYSERIPADGLALIEEFLPSLEKYLAPYDAPATLVHGDFRADNLLFGPARPAVLDWQTCSRGAGVSDLAYFLSSSLPADVRRAEEESLVHLYHDTLTAEGVSYPWSSCWTAYRRHAFTGIVMAIGASMLVERTERGDDMFCTMTVRHARHAADLDALALLP
- a CDS encoding styrene monooxygenase/indole monooxygenase family protein; this translates as MRKILIIGAGQAGLQLALTLVDHGGYDVTLMTAQTPEEIRGGRITSTQCMFHPALQIERDAGLNDWEDKTPWMEGQRVTLGAPGGQKILDFYGIWDAPSQSVDQRVKMAGWLERLERSGGKVVLHPVATSELESLAAMYDLVIVAAGKGPLVELFERDDARSPYDHPRRSLAAIYLHGVAPWPARPVPQVRINAVPGVGEMFLMPALTNSGTCDAVLIEAVPGGPLDAFTDRRITPDEHLTRLRALLSEWMPWEYDLFAQAEPTDAKATLYGSYAPSVRRPVGRVGAQKVLGMADVVVLNDPAAGQGANNAAHCAKIYRDAIVARGDLPFDERWMHETFERYWDYAQWSTALTNALISDGLPEHVQQIFGAATQDDEVASRFARGYSVPPSLAEWFFDPAAAGAYLASRQAAQRV
- a CDS encoding GTP-binding protein; this translates as MASAHFDVPASAKIVVAGGFGVGKTTFVGAVSEIEPVNTDAWMTAEALGVDPGRPGKVRTTVAMDFGRVSLSTGLVLYLFGTPGQPRFWHMWDDVARGASAAVVLVDTRDLESSFAAVDYFERDRALPFIVVVNLFDGLATHSMDKVREALQISPDVPVIAADVRMRGQTVSALVTAVQHTLHATRSHSR
- a CDS encoding DUF742 domain-containing protein, with translation MTPPPRHPWVRAYVLSGGRTGTQWRMLMHTLISGTGRLPAAAAGPQPEAQALYLRVSAGPQTVAELSAACGVPLGLTRVLLGDLAGRGLVTVHADLDPFNPLILERLLDGLRAL
- a CDS encoding roadblock/LC7 domain-containing protein — encoded protein: MTGPSRLPGQAGADLSFMIDDFARVPGVRHVVLLSMDGLAMLWSSGLERDSAERLAALTCTALGTGRALAKEVGERDGRGGQLICQFPSGGHFVVGAVGVTAGIGVAVEPGAPLPGVVNELQRLIGAVGARLAPSPLMAGGGIA
- a CDS encoding ATP-binding protein, with product MGLWKRRTAPVPQAAPASGAAPWPPDVAGALALRLLGIVEEQREALDALQQDEDDPKVLEQLYRIDHGNARVRRLVRGLQVLSGSSDGYGGPAATLQDVIAVATGMVGQYQRVRAEETGEPAGLLAAPHFADDLALLLAELLDNGTRYGGAVTTGVYRLEDGSVAVYVRDTGTGCPPDWMARVNAWLAGTVQPVIAENGRHSGLTIVHHLARRHGLQVNVSVAPPAQDAPGTVVTVFVPAGLLRPVPAAGRARPAAPAAPRHAAEPLGAADLPRRVPGAAYDGAASASPEQSSGHAPAGPAPGTGSPYDQSPPFGQGATLADLAAAFSTDPRERPQ
- a CDS encoding helix-turn-helix transcriptional regulator; the protein is MNAKQGAGPRRALKAARERYGWGQEDAAEAVRVSVSTWSRWERGVQDVRPAHRARLAEVFNAATEEVARWVGAGTPCEAPAAPPPASLHGTLADAVALWRADADLTRRAALTDLAVDASAWPEWLLHWTLDPGPGTLSRVGRRVRVGPSDIARIQEATRAFAAMDRKYGGGMVRPAVVDFLHARVAPLLAGTYDDAVGAALLSAAATMTGLAGWEAYDLRHDGLAQQLYGRALELAKAADDGTTAAWVLTVMAQQAIDLAQPVWAIRLARAAREAGRAAGAPPRVRAALALREARATALQAALCDTPDRHGARRVELLLGEVETTFARAAPGDAEPHWISNLGPAEIAAEAGCAWRLIGEHVRAAACARTALAGFGASYPRSAQFNVVHHAQALHGQGALDEALSVARPAVPMANELSSHRALSLLRSFTRSLTPHRGHPLVREWRDYLAAELSPAA
- a CDS encoding cold-shock protein, which codes for MALSGRILRFDDVRGYGFIAPDGGGADVFVHANELNADKGTFKAGTPVEFEVMDGERGPKAFSVRLLDRPKGNGSYADDLDAPFDLPDRDWSGDDDSLCDVLTPGELNRELTELFLSSVPELTGAQIIKLRESILTVAKKHGWVED
- a CDS encoding MFS transporter; this encodes MSAVSDPPRPGTRTVEITAYPGRPPVAVDPDRTAPFGWWPAIVIALVALIDRVEANLVAGALPKIQAEFGFSDTAGGAIATAAAVAGVVLLIPAGRLADRGRRNWTVALVVAVWSLLTIGSGLVQSYATLFAVRVLLGGAGLLYNPSGSSILADYYPGRSRARAYGLERFAYFSGLPLGIMAGGLLSQAIGWRAMFFVIAIPGVLIALACLTVREPVRGLGDRIEAARTVKSAPDPEEGPAGPQEPLLDQLRGLLAIRTLRSVVLGLTVLFFGLGGLYYWMPSYYERTHGLAEGAAAGISGGVGLLGMIIGTLLGARYGDRLHGRSSGWRVHFGAIGVAVGTVGLAGTVLLSDFLAVQTVFYCLSNIGFSIAIPNLTAANADVVPTDRRGLGFAVLQFLITLGGSAGPLLVGAASDLTGSLRGAFAVLLIPLVIGTAITFTGRKHYDGDAAAAVARGGPDLPGKD